One window from the genome of Brachyspira hampsonii encodes:
- a CDS encoding chemotaxis protein CheX: MATTPIKFMDVRFINPFIVSLVSIFKEMAGLTMEKGTLVKGQGRKLFSGYGVAIGIVGDVNGQVLYEFPENFSQLLTENLTDKKRGEYDSEDEFEDMMRSVINEMGNTISGLAITKLAEEGISCDITPPILYFGKEIQIIPKNLQTIIIPFQSSLGFVSVNIAMDA, encoded by the coding sequence ATGGCTACAACACCTATAAAATTTATGGACGTTAGATTCATTAATCCATTTATTGTATCTTTAGTATCAATATTTAAAGAGATGGCTGGTCTTACTATGGAAAAAGGTACTTTAGTTAAAGGACAAGGCCGTAAGCTCTTCTCCGGATACGGTGTTGCTATAGGAATTGTCGGCGATGTTAATGGACAGGTGCTTTATGAATTTCCTGAAAATTTCTCTCAGCTTCTTACTGAAAATCTTACAGATAAAAAACGCGGTGAATATGATTCTGAAGATGAATTTGAAGATATGATGAGAAGCGTTATCAATGAAATGGGAAATACTATAAGCGGTCTTGCAATTACTAAATTAGCTGAAGAAGGTATTAGCTGCGATATCACTCCCCCTATACTTTACTTTGGAAAAGAAATACAAATTATACCTAAAAATTTGCAAACTATAATTATTCCTTTCCAATCTTCTCTTGGATTTGTGAGTGTTAATATTGCTATGGATGCATAA